A genomic window from Agreia sp. COWG includes:
- the tmk gene encoding dTMP kinase: MTGRGLFITLEGGDGSGKSTQAALLESWLQESDRVVLRTREPGGTDFGAEVREIVLHSTGHISPRAEALLYAADRAHHISTKVRPAIERGDVVIQDRYLDSSVAYQGAGRVLDADEIRGLSLWAAEGLLPDVTILLDLDEQVARGRLDSARSRFDRLENEKSEFHGRVRAAFLELARAEPARFLVLDATLPVERLAALIRGRIEPLLASSIDAGSDAS; the protein is encoded by the coding sequence GTGACCGGTCGAGGACTGTTCATCACCCTCGAGGGAGGGGACGGCTCCGGCAAATCCACGCAGGCCGCCCTCCTCGAGTCCTGGCTTCAGGAGTCGGACCGCGTCGTGTTGCGTACACGCGAACCCGGCGGCACAGACTTCGGTGCCGAGGTGCGCGAGATCGTGCTTCACAGCACGGGGCACATCAGCCCCAGGGCCGAGGCTCTGCTGTACGCCGCCGACCGCGCCCACCACATCAGCACCAAGGTGCGGCCGGCGATCGAGCGGGGTGATGTGGTCATCCAGGATCGCTACCTCGACTCTTCGGTGGCATATCAGGGTGCGGGCAGGGTATTGGATGCGGACGAGATCCGCGGCCTCTCGCTGTGGGCCGCCGAAGGCCTGCTGCCCGACGTGACGATCCTCCTCGACCTCGACGAGCAGGTGGCGAGGGGTCGTCTGGACTCGGCCCGCTCGCGGTTCGACAGGCTCGAGAACGAGAAGTCGGAGTTCCACGGGCGGGTTCGTGCTGCGTTCCTCGAGCTCGCCCGCGCCGAGCCCGCACGATTTCTCGTTCTCGACGCGACGCTGCCTGTAGAGCGGCTCGCAGCCCTCATCCGCGGTCGCATCGAGCCCCTCCTCGCTTCCTCGATCGATGCTGGCTCGGACGCGTCCTGA
- a CDS encoding DNA polymerase III subunit delta', producing the protein MTVWDDLTGQDDAIAVFRAAADPANAGDAMTHSWLITGPPGSGRSNLAYAFAAALLSREGADGDQATTRQVEARTHPDLAVLTTERVIISIDEVRKLVSSSQFSPSVGRYRVMVIEDADRMVERTSNVLLKALEEPPERTVWILCAPSEADLIPTIRSRVRSVRLRVPRVDEVAALIRKRDGVDAATAERAAREAQSHIGMAHRLATNDDARARRDETLALALGIQNVPQAVAAASRLMEIAGDDAKAITLERDAEEREITLRSMGVEAGQAVPPALRSQIRTLEDDQKRRATRSLRDGLDRILVDLMSLYRDILIVQLGSGLTTINSAIQPRLDDLAERTDAADTLAVLDAFAVARRRIAANVAPALALEAALITTTRQRRATQ; encoded by the coding sequence ATGACGGTATGGGACGACCTGACGGGTCAGGATGACGCCATCGCCGTTTTCCGTGCCGCCGCAGACCCGGCGAACGCCGGAGACGCCATGACCCATTCCTGGCTCATCACGGGGCCTCCGGGGTCGGGGCGCTCCAACCTCGCATACGCCTTCGCCGCCGCACTGTTGAGCCGCGAGGGCGCAGACGGAGATCAGGCGACGACCCGGCAGGTCGAGGCCCGGACTCATCCCGATTTGGCGGTGCTCACGACCGAACGCGTCATCATCTCTATCGACGAGGTTCGCAAGCTCGTCTCGAGCTCGCAGTTCTCGCCCTCGGTCGGCCGCTACCGGGTGATGGTCATCGAAGACGCCGACCGCATGGTCGAGCGCACCAGCAACGTGCTGCTCAAGGCTCTCGAAGAACCCCCCGAACGCACCGTCTGGATCCTGTGCGCGCCCAGCGAGGCCGATCTCATTCCCACCATCCGCTCCCGGGTGCGCTCTGTACGACTCAGGGTGCCGCGGGTCGACGAGGTCGCGGCCCTCATCCGCAAGCGCGACGGGGTCGACGCAGCCACCGCGGAGCGAGCGGCGCGCGAGGCCCAGAGCCACATCGGAATGGCGCACCGGCTCGCGACCAACGACGACGCCAGGGCCCGTCGCGACGAGACCCTGGCGCTCGCCCTCGGCATCCAGAACGTGCCGCAGGCCGTCGCCGCCGCGAGTCGACTGATGGAGATCGCCGGCGACGACGCGAAGGCCATCACCCTGGAACGTGACGCCGAAGAGCGCGAGATCACGCTGCGATCCATGGGCGTCGAGGCCGGTCAGGCCGTGCCTCCCGCGCTGCGTTCGCAGATCAGAACTCTCGAAGACGACCAGAAGAGGCGGGCGACGCGCAGTCTCCGAGACGGTCTCGACCGCATTCTCGTCGACCTCATGTCGCTGTATCGCGACATCCTCATCGTGCAGCTGGGTTCGGGTCTCACCACGATCAATTCCGCCATCCAGCCGCGCCTCGACGATCTCGCCGAGCGAACCGACGCCGCTGACACGCTCGCCGTACTCGACGCGTTCGCCGTCGCCAGACGTCGGATCGCGGCGAACGTCGCACCGGCGCTCGCGCTCGAGGCCGCTCTCATCACCACGACACGTCAACGAAGGGCCACCCAGTGA
- a CDS encoding alpha/beta hydrolase codes for MTDISPPRRRRIAAVLVSALAVAVLVSGCSTWFVDQSSGGGTDRPVAQSTPTGEDVDPALRPFYDQALDWKDCDGGFQCADAKAPLDWKDPSKGDVTLALVMHPASDASKRLGSLLVNPGGPGASGYDFVKDSLSFAVSDKLQAQYDVVGFDPRGVGRSSAISCLTDSERDSYLYDILPGERGSQQWLDAYTASSTDFANKCDEKSGQLLPQVDTVSAARDLDLLRATLGDSKLNYFGYSYGTFLGSTYADLYPQNVGRVVLDGALDPTSTNFDVSMGQAVGFENALRAYMTDCLTGSSCPFTGTTDDGMAKIGQLIDQVDKSPIRASDGRELGSSSLLTAIIYPLYDSTAWSYLSNMFSDVMSGKADYAMQFADGYNGRKADGTYSDNSTEAFMAINCLDYSYTTDPTVEAKQNADLVAAAPTIGPWWSYGDISCSVWPDKTTRTPHAVTAEGAAPIIVVGTTGDPATPYTWAENLAAQLSSGQLVTYVGEGHTAYGTSTCVKGIVDEYFLTGAVPPTDPRCTS; via the coding sequence GTGACCGACATCTCTCCGCCGCGCAGGCGCCGTATCGCCGCAGTCCTCGTCAGCGCCCTCGCCGTGGCTGTGCTCGTCTCCGGATGCTCGACGTGGTTCGTCGATCAGTCTTCCGGCGGCGGCACAGACCGGCCTGTGGCGCAGTCGACGCCCACCGGCGAAGACGTCGACCCCGCATTGCGCCCCTTCTACGATCAGGCCCTCGACTGGAAAGATTGTGATGGCGGCTTCCAGTGCGCCGACGCGAAGGCCCCCCTCGACTGGAAAGACCCGTCGAAGGGCGACGTCACCCTGGCCCTGGTGATGCACCCGGCCAGCGATGCGAGCAAGCGCCTCGGCTCTCTTCTGGTGAACCCGGGCGGGCCAGGCGCATCCGGATACGACTTCGTGAAAGACAGTCTGAGCTTTGCTGTCAGCGACAAACTGCAGGCGCAGTACGACGTGGTCGGCTTCGACCCCCGCGGTGTCGGGCGTTCGTCGGCCATCAGCTGCCTTACCGACTCCGAACGTGATTCCTACCTCTATGACATCCTGCCCGGCGAGCGCGGATCGCAGCAGTGGCTCGATGCGTACACGGCCAGCTCCACGGACTTCGCCAACAAGTGCGATGAGAAGAGCGGGCAACTGCTGCCCCAGGTCGACACGGTGAGTGCGGCACGGGATCTCGACCTTCTGCGGGCCACCCTCGGTGATAGCAAGCTGAACTACTTCGGCTACTCGTACGGCACCTTCCTCGGGTCGACGTACGCCGATCTCTACCCGCAGAACGTGGGCCGCGTCGTTCTCGACGGGGCCCTCGATCCGACCTCCACGAACTTCGACGTGAGTATGGGACAGGCTGTCGGCTTCGAGAATGCCCTTCGGGCCTATATGACCGATTGCCTGACCGGATCGTCGTGCCCTTTCACGGGGACGACCGACGACGGGATGGCGAAGATCGGCCAACTGATCGACCAGGTCGATAAAAGCCCGATCCGCGCGTCCGACGGGCGGGAACTAGGCTCGTCGAGCCTGCTCACCGCCATCATCTACCCCCTCTACGACTCCACGGCGTGGAGCTACCTGAGCAACATGTTCTCGGACGTCATGAGCGGCAAGGCCGACTACGCGATGCAGTTCGCCGACGGCTACAACGGTCGAAAGGCCGACGGAACCTACTCCGACAATTCGACGGAGGCGTTCATGGCGATCAACTGCCTCGACTACTCGTACACGACCGATCCGACCGTGGAGGCCAAGCAGAACGCCGACCTGGTTGCGGCCGCACCCACGATCGGCCCGTGGTGGAGCTATGGTGACATCTCCTGCTCGGTCTGGCCCGACAAGACCACCCGCACACCCCACGCGGTCACGGCCGAGGGTGCAGCGCCCATCATCGTCGTCGGAACCACGGGCGATCCCGCCACCCCCTACACCTGGGCCGAGAACCTCGCCGCACAGCTGTCGAGCGGCCAACTCGTGACCTACGTGGGTGAGGGCCACACGGCCTACGGCACGTCCACCTGCGTGAAGGGCATCGTCGACGAGTACTTCTTGACGGGCGCTGTGCCGCCCACCGACCCCCGCTGCACGAGCTGA
- a CDS encoding TetR family transcriptional regulator — MIETPAEAEVGLRERKRRATSRSIQFAVLELAAERGLDQVTVDEISRAANVSPRTFFNYFPSKESAMMGENALVEAPALIEEFVAAGPQGDVFDGLLELIQKMALLGTGDRELHQLRRSVLKEYPQLFAVKVAGMRSFEGVLAEAVERRSGADAADGDVSSRSRLIAMLAITTMRHAWVRWAENDDSGSLADNLQASFHMLRTTL, encoded by the coding sequence ATGATCGAGACACCCGCAGAGGCCGAAGTCGGTCTGCGCGAGCGCAAGCGTCGCGCGACGAGCCGCAGCATCCAGTTCGCCGTTCTCGAGCTGGCCGCCGAGCGCGGGCTCGACCAGGTGACCGTCGACGAGATCAGCCGGGCAGCGAACGTCTCGCCTCGCACGTTCTTCAACTACTTCCCGTCGAAGGAGTCGGCCATGATGGGCGAGAACGCCCTGGTCGAGGCCCCCGCCCTCATCGAGGAATTCGTCGCGGCGGGGCCGCAGGGCGACGTCTTCGACGGGCTCCTCGAGCTGATCCAGAAGATGGCCCTCCTCGGAACAGGAGACCGGGAGCTGCATCAACTGCGGCGCAGCGTGCTGAAGGAGTACCCGCAGCTGTTCGCCGTCAAGGTCGCGGGCATGCGCAGCTTCGAGGGAGTGCTCGCCGAAGCGGTCGAACGACGAAGCGGGGCAGATGCTGCCGATGGCGACGTCTCGTCGAGGTCGAGACTCATCGCGATGCTGGCCATCACGACCATGCGCCACGCGTGGGTGAGATGGGCTGAGAACGACGACAGCGGATCACTCGCCGACAACCTCCAGGCATCGTTCCACATGCTCCGAACGACGCTCTGA
- a CDS encoding Gfo/Idh/MocA family protein — protein MSTPIRWGILGTGWIAEMFVTDLNAVGIPVVAVGSRSQESADAFGARFGISARHGSYESLVNDPAVDAIYVATPHPLHAANALLAISAGKHVLVEKPFTLNAAEAQRVSDAAAAADVVVLEAMWSRFLPSMVRIREIIAAGTLGELRTLIADHDQLLSSDPQHRINNPELGGGALLDLGVYPVSFAVDLFGAPVGITAKGDKTHTGVDRQVALILEHAGGAISVLHTALDTQGANTATVVGTEGRIEIDAVWYEQASFTVYSGKGSEVLERYDEGVVSRGMQYQAWELERVVQEGRAESELLPLSQSVAIMTVLDEARRQVGVTYPGEER, from the coding sequence ATGTCCACTCCCATCCGCTGGGGAATCCTCGGCACCGGCTGGATCGCCGAGATGTTCGTCACCGACCTGAACGCGGTCGGCATTCCCGTGGTCGCCGTCGGATCCCGGTCTCAGGAATCAGCAGACGCGTTCGGGGCACGCTTCGGCATCTCTGCGCGACACGGCAGCTACGAGTCGCTCGTGAACGACCCCGCCGTCGACGCCATCTACGTCGCCACGCCGCATCCGCTGCACGCGGCCAACGCCCTGCTCGCGATCTCAGCAGGCAAGCATGTGCTCGTCGAGAAGCCCTTCACGCTCAACGCCGCGGAGGCGCAGCGTGTCAGCGATGCGGCTGCGGCGGCCGACGTCGTCGTGCTGGAGGCCATGTGGTCGCGCTTTCTTCCGTCGATGGTGCGCATTCGCGAGATCATCGCGGCGGGCACCCTCGGCGAACTGCGCACCCTGATCGCCGACCACGACCAGCTGCTCTCCTCCGATCCACAGCACCGCATCAACAATCCCGAGCTCGGAGGCGGCGCCTTGCTCGATCTGGGGGTCTACCCGGTCTCGTTCGCCGTCGACCTCTTCGGCGCCCCCGTAGGCATCACAGCCAAGGGAGACAAGACGCACACCGGTGTCGACCGCCAGGTCGCCCTCATTCTCGAGCACGCCGGAGGTGCCATCTCGGTGCTGCACACGGCTCTCGATACGCAGGGTGCGAACACTGCGACCGTCGTCGGAACCGAGGGGCGTATCGAGATCGATGCCGTCTGGTACGAGCAGGCGAGCTTCACCGTGTATTCGGGCAAGGGCAGCGAGGTGCTCGAGCGCTACGACGAGGGCGTGGTCTCGCGAGGAATGCAGTATCAGGCCTGGGAGCTCGAGCGAGTCGTGCAGGAGGGTCGCGCCGAGAGCGAACTGCTTCCGCTGTCTCAGAGCGTCGCGATCATGACCGTGCTCGACGAGGCGCGTCGCCAGGTGGGCGTGACCTACCCGGGCGAAGAGCGGTAG